One region of Armatimonadota bacterium genomic DNA includes:
- a CDS encoding aldolase catalytic domain-containing protein has product MIVHVKDQLAKGTFLTYRPEIKVIDCTIRDGGLINDHQFDDNFVKAVYNTCVEAGVDVMEIGYKADKKIFAPSQFGKWKYCDEDDVRRIVGDNPTNLLLAVMADAERTDYHNDIPPKDKSVIDIIRVATYIHQLPTALDMVKDAVDKGYRATLNLMAVSTVQERELEEALTLMADSGACAIYIVDSFGAYYSEQIRDLTIQYLRAVEGKGVEVGIHAHNNQMLAYANTIEALIVGANYLDATINGMGRGAGNCPLELLIGFLKNPKFQLRPVLKCIQEVFLPLEKEGTMEWGYRIPYMITGQLNIHPRAAIKMRAGNDPDDYVSFYDQMIEEQ; this is encoded by the coding sequence ATGATAGTGCACGTAAAAGACCAGTTAGCAAAGGGCACGTTTCTCACTTATCGGCCTGAAATTAAGGTAATTGATTGCACCATACGCGACGGCGGCTTAATCAATGACCACCAGTTTGACGATAACTTCGTTAAGGCAGTTTACAACACATGCGTCGAAGCCGGCGTTGACGTCATGGAGATTGGCTATAAGGCAGATAAGAAAATATTTGCCCCATCGCAATTTGGTAAATGGAAATACTGTGATGAAGACGACGTCCGCCGAATCGTGGGCGACAATCCTACCAATCTTCTATTAGCCGTAATGGCAGATGCTGAGCGGACAGATTACCATAATGACATCCCGCCTAAGGATAAGAGCGTAATAGATATCATTCGCGTTGCCACATATATCCACCAACTTCCCACAGCGCTTGATATGGTAAAAGATGCAGTTGACAAAGGCTATCGTGCAACCCTGAACCTAATGGCGGTCTCTACGGTCCAAGAACGAGAACTCGAAGAGGCTCTTACCTTGATGGCAGACTCGGGTGCGTGTGCTATCTATATTGTCGACAGCTTTGGTGCATACTATTCGGAGCAAATTCGCGACCTAACTATCCAGTATCTAAGGGCCGTCGAGGGCAAGGGTGTCGAAGTTGGCATCCACGCACACAATAACCAAATGCTTGCTTATGCGAACACAATCGAGGCGCTAATTGTTGGTGCAAACTATCTGGACGCCACCATTAATGGAATGGGCCGCGGCGCAGGTAACTGTCCTCTTGAATTACTAATTGGATTCCTCAAAAACCCAAAATTCCAACTTAGGCCGGTTCTGAAATGTATTCAGGAAGTCTTTCTTCCACTTGAAAAGGAAGGCACGATGGAATGGGGCTATCGAATACCCTACATGATTACCGGACAGTTGAATATTCACCCACGTGCGGCAATAAAAATGCGTGCCGGTAACGACCCCGACGATTATGTATCATTCTATGACCAAATGATAGAGGAGCAGTAA